In Acidiphilium acidophilum, one genomic interval encodes:
- a CDS encoding sigma-54-dependent Fis family transcriptional regulator has product MTQATRAGPFGAGGRVSQEGAAGRAAYIEAAWQRCRDEYRLDPDRPPPGEHIGGAALKRLREERGLFERVGRVEMHRLHGQIEHQVTQSAAGSRYVLMLADASGALLDVFTDNANADHARNANMAPGFLWGERHAGVNGPGTCLHDRRARVVHRDDHYFTRNARMTCSAAPIWGANGALLGVLDASCLDCDDSRAAQVPTIALVSMSARIIEQLHFTHFYRDCLILRFHERPELVGLPYDSLLAIDEQGNIRAVDSTVPGQLGKPDHSGMIGRSVGELFDITADRLFEHAETQPFAIWPIAHGADRHGFASIWPAKQARPRPRPRAITPAPRTPAPRARPRETAGPSLASFAGTDPVMVENAWRAERVMNRDINILLLGETGTGKDSFARTIHRASDRRDQPFIAMSCAAIPEQLIESELFGYEPGAFTGARAGGMRGKALAAHGGTLFLDEIGDMPLAIQARLLRLLEEKEIVPLGSSTPIPVDIRVISATHRDLETLVADGQFRMDLFYRLNGIALTMPTLRARTDRAALIEQICREEAPSPVTLAPEAKAALLAHHWPGNIRELRNTLRTAIAFADTGIIERNDLPQLAQARPAISAAPRRASATPDEKGRLLASLEDHHWRIAATALALGMSRNTLYRKMHHYGLMAAGKT; this is encoded by the coding sequence ATGACCCAGGCCACGAGAGCGGGACCGTTCGGCGCTGGCGGGCGCGTGTCGCAGGAGGGCGCGGCGGGACGGGCGGCCTATATCGAGGCGGCCTGGCAGCGGTGCCGCGACGAGTACCGGCTCGATCCCGACCGGCCGCCGCCGGGGGAGCATATCGGCGGGGCGGCGCTGAAGCGGTTGCGCGAGGAGCGCGGGTTGTTCGAGCGGGTCGGGCGGGTCGAGATGCACCGGCTGCACGGGCAGATCGAACATCAGGTGACCCAGTCCGCCGCCGGGTCGCGCTACGTGCTGATGCTGGCCGATGCGTCGGGCGCGCTGCTCGATGTGTTCACCGACAATGCCAACGCCGATCACGCGCGCAATGCCAATATGGCGCCGGGATTTCTGTGGGGCGAGCGGCATGCCGGGGTCAACGGGCCGGGAACCTGCCTGCATGACCGGCGGGCGCGGGTGGTGCATCGCGACGATCATTATTTCACCCGCAATGCGCGGATGACCTGTTCCGCCGCGCCGATCTGGGGCGCGAACGGGGCGTTGCTCGGGGTGCTCGATGCCTCGTGCCTCGATTGCGACGACAGCCGGGCGGCCCAGGTGCCGACGATCGCGCTGGTGAGCATGTCGGCGCGGATCATCGAGCAGCTGCATTTCACCCACTTCTATCGCGATTGCCTGATCCTGCGGTTTCATGAGCGGCCCGAACTGGTCGGGCTGCCGTATGACAGCCTGCTGGCAATCGATGAGCAGGGGAATATCCGCGCGGTGGACAGCACGGTGCCGGGGCAGCTCGGCAAGCCGGATCACAGCGGGATGATCGGGCGCAGCGTGGGGGAATTGTTCGACATTACCGCCGACCGGCTGTTCGAACACGCCGAGACCCAGCCTTTCGCGATCTGGCCGATCGCGCATGGCGCGGACCGGCACGGGTTCGCCAGCATCTGGCCGGCCAAGCAGGCGCGGCCACGCCCGCGGCCACGGGCGATTACGCCCGCGCCACGGACGCCGGCACCACGCGCCCGACCCCGCGAGACCGCCGGACCCTCGCTCGCGAGCTTCGCCGGGACCGATCCCGTCATGGTGGAAAATGCCTGGCGGGCGGAACGGGTGATGAACCGCGACATCAACATCCTGCTGCTCGGCGAGACCGGGACCGGCAAGGATAGTTTTGCCCGCACGATCCACCGGGCGAGCGACCGGCGGGATCAACCCTTCATTGCCATGAGCTGTGCCGCGATTCCCGAACAGCTGATCGAGAGCGAATTGTTCGGCTACGAGCCGGGTGCCTTTACCGGCGCGCGGGCGGGCGGGATGCGCGGCAAGGCGCTGGCGGCGCATGGCGGCACGCTGTTTCTCGATGAGATCGGCGATATGCCGCTCGCGATCCAGGCCCGGCTGCTGCGCCTGCTCGAAGAAAAGGAGATCGTGCCGCTCGGCAGTTCCACGCCGATTCCGGTGGATATCCGGGTGATCAGCGCGACCCATCGCGACCTCGAAACCCTCGTCGCCGACGGGCAGTTCCGGATGGACCTGTTCTACCGGCTCAACGGCATCGCCCTCACCATGCCGACACTGCGCGCCCGCACGGACCGCGCCGCGCTGATCGAGCAGATCTGCCGCGAGGAAGCGCCAAGCCCGGTCACCCTTGCACCCGAGGCGAAAGCGGCATTGCTGGCGCATCACTGGCCCGGCAATATCCGTGAATTACGCAACACATTGCGCACCGCCATCGCCTTCGCGGATACCGGGATCATCGAGCGCAACGACCTGCCGCAACTGGCACAGGCGCGCCCGGCGATTTCCGCCGCGCCGCGCCGCGCGAGCGCGACGCCGGATGAAAAGGGGAGACTTCTCGCGAGCCTCGAAGATCATCACTGGCGCATCGCGGCGACCGCGCTGGCACTGGGGATGAGCCGGAATACGTTGTATCGGAAGATGCATCATTATGGGTTGATGGCGGCGGGGAAAACGTAA
- the tnpC gene encoding IS66 family transposase → MSLHVAATKHCYLAIRCDCGHETIARPATGLCSHVEGRRRDLLMSERCLVGPMLATFIAALSLRFRLSRVKIAEFLADWLGVELGIATIERCIHEFGLASEPVVEQLIEDVRAADIVHLDETPWYQKASLLWLWVAVTATTIVYRIGSRKHCELAALIGEAFLGWLVTDGYGAYRDHPRRQRCLAHLIRKARALAEGHYGAGSGFGSDLVRDLRRLIERVHDGDDPAAIKRLTASIKWNCQCNRHEIDAKVRGLAGEILNDWDAVVAFVADRDLPPTNNDAERALRHAVISRRISFGTRSDEGSRFYAAALSVIDTCRKRGTDPWAYACALITAARANNLLPTIPAQVAV, encoded by the coding sequence ATGAGCCTTCATGTCGCAGCCACGAAACATTGCTATCTGGCGATACGCTGCGACTGTGGCCACGAGACCATCGCACGCCCCGCAACCGGACTGTGCTCACATGTCGAGGGGCGCCGGCGCGACCTGCTGATGAGCGAGCGCTGCCTGGTTGGCCCGATGCTCGCCACCTTCATCGCGGCGCTGTCGCTGCGTTTCCGCCTCTCGCGCGTCAAGATCGCTGAATTCCTGGCTGACTGGCTGGGCGTTGAGCTCGGGATTGCCACCATCGAACGCTGCATTCACGAATTCGGTCTGGCGAGCGAACCCGTGGTCGAGCAATTGATCGAAGATGTGCGTGCGGCTGACATCGTCCATCTCGACGAAACCCCGTGGTATCAAAAGGCAAGTCTGCTGTGGCTCTGGGTTGCGGTGACGGCAACCACGATCGTCTATCGGATCGGCAGCCGCAAGCACTGCGAATTGGCCGCGCTGATCGGCGAGGCCTTTCTGGGTTGGCTCGTCACCGACGGTTACGGTGCCTATCGCGATCATCCACGCCGCCAGAGATGTCTGGCGCACCTGATCCGTAAGGCCCGCGCGCTGGCAGAGGGGCATTACGGCGCGGGATCAGGCTTCGGCAGCGATCTGGTCCGCGATCTGCGCCGCCTGATCGAGCGCGTGCATGACGGCGACGACCCCGCCGCCATCAAGCGCCTGACCGCGAGCATCAAATGGAACTGTCAATGCAATCGCCATGAGATCGATGCGAAAGTTCGCGGGCTGGCAGGTGAAATCCTCAATGACTGGGACGCAGTGGTCGCCTTCGTCGCCGATCGGGATTTACCGCCCACCAACAATGATGCCGAACGTGCGCTCCGCCACGCGGTGATCTCGAGGCGCATCAGCTTTGGCACGCGATCCGATGAAGGGAGCCGGTTCTATGCCGCCGCGCTCAGCGTCATTGACACCTGCCGCAAGCGTGGCACTGATCCATGGGCCTATGCCTGCGCCCTCATCACCGCCGCACGAGCTAACAATCTGCTGCCCACAATCCCTGCCCAGGTAGCGGTCTGA
- a CDS encoding 2-dehydro-3-deoxygalactonokinase, with translation MIGIDWGTTSLRAWRLERDGAIIEARTSPRGIMTIPDGEFEPVLRETVGDWLTGGETRILLCGMIGSRQGWVEAPYLPCPAGIEDIASHLTRVAFPDADIMIVPGLVTSDSNGVPDIMRGEETQILGVTADAAAPMMVCLPGTHSKWAFVAGGRIEQFRTFMTGEAFAALSTHTILARTIRPAAIDPASFAAGLARAREPGGLLHHAFGVRTRSLRLGIGEAESYAYLSGLLIGHELNAALDDQSGTVAVVGAPALTSLYVTAIQTLGGTAVAIDETAGATGLAHLGARAPWT, from the coding sequence ATGATCGGCATCGACTGGGGCACCACCTCGCTCCGGGCATGGCGCCTCGAACGCGACGGCGCGATCATCGAAGCCCGAACCTCGCCACGCGGGATCATGACCATCCCCGATGGCGAATTCGAGCCGGTCCTGCGCGAAACCGTCGGGGACTGGCTGACAGGAGGCGAAACCCGGATCCTGCTCTGCGGCATGATCGGCAGCCGCCAGGGCTGGGTCGAAGCGCCCTATCTGCCCTGCCCCGCCGGCATCGAAGACATCGCCTCCCACCTGACCCGTGTGGCGTTCCCCGATGCCGACATCATGATCGTCCCCGGCCTCGTCACCAGCGACAGCAACGGCGTGCCGGACATCATGCGCGGCGAGGAAACCCAGATCCTCGGCGTCACCGCCGACGCGGCAGCCCCCATGATGGTCTGCCTGCCCGGCACCCATTCCAAATGGGCCTTCGTCGCCGGGGGCCGGATCGAACAATTCCGCACCTTCATGACCGGTGAGGCCTTCGCCGCACTCTCCACCCACACCATCCTCGCCCGCACCATCCGCCCCGCCGCGATCGACCCTGCCTCATTCGCCGCCGGCCTCGCCCGCGCCCGCGAACCCGGCGGCCTCCTGCACCACGCCTTCGGTGTCCGCACCCGCTCCCTGCGCCTCGGCATCGGCGAGGCCGAGTCCTACGCCTACCTCTCCGGTCTCCTGATCGGGCACGAGCTGAACGCGGCGCTCGACGATCAGTCCGGCACCGTCGCAGTCGTCGGTGCCCCCGCCCTGACCAGCCTCTACGTCACCGCAATCCAGACCCTCGGCGGCACCGCCGTCGCGATCGACGAAACCGCCGGGGCCACCGGCCTCGCCCATCTCGGAGCCCGCGCGCCATGGACCTGA
- a CDS encoding 2-dehydro-3-deoxy-6-phosphogalactonate aldolase codes for MDLKSRLAASPLIAILRGVRPDEVEAIAAVLIESGITIIEVPLNSPDPFDSIARLARTFGTTALIGAGTVMTGIDVARVADAGGRIIITPHADPAIVTAAKSHNLLAAPGFFTPAEAFALLRAGADALKLFPAEAASPAMLRAIRAVLPPETLILPVGGIAPDTIAPWQKAGAAGFGIGSALYQRGDTPADVAAKAGRFAGVTK; via the coding sequence ATGGACCTGAAATCCCGCCTCGCCGCCTCGCCCCTCATCGCCATCCTGCGCGGCGTCCGCCCCGACGAAGTCGAAGCCATCGCCGCCGTCCTCATCGAGTCCGGCATCACCATCATCGAAGTCCCGCTCAACTCGCCCGACCCGTTCGACAGCATCGCCCGCCTCGCCCGAACCTTCGGCACCACCGCCCTGATCGGCGCCGGCACCGTCATGACCGGAATCGATGTCGCACGCGTCGCCGATGCCGGGGGCCGCATCATCATCACCCCCCACGCCGACCCCGCCATCGTCACCGCCGCCAAATCCCACAACCTCCTCGCCGCCCCCGGCTTCTTCACCCCCGCCGAAGCCTTCGCCCTGCTCCGCGCCGGCGCCGACGCCCTCAAACTGTTCCCCGCCGAAGCCGCCAGCCCCGCCATGCTCCGCGCCATCCGCGCCGTGCTCCCGCCGGAAACCCTGATCCTCCCCGTCGGCGGCATCGCCCCGGACACCATCGCCCCCTGGCAGAAAGCCGGCGCCGCAGGCTTCGGCATCGGCAGCGCCCTGTACCAGCGCGGCGATACCCCGGCAGACGTGGCGGCGAAGGCGGGGCGGTTTGCTGGCGTGACTAAATAA
- a CDS encoding ATP-binding cassette domain-containing protein, translating into MSTEALRATDITKNFGSISALSGISLHVNKGEVLGILGDNGAGKSTLMKIITGYHKPSSGQMFINGEAVSLNSVDHARSLGIECVYQDLALINTLPIYHNMFLNRELRNSFGMLDHKAMRKRAAAALDDIGVTVPLVDDEVALLSGGQRQAIAIARAVYSNAKILLLDEPLAAMGAREAGLIIDLIQRQRARGDISIIMIMHNYAQTLEIADRVMMMQRGTVTFEGAAKDTSVEALLDIVRREYRAMRAAAQ; encoded by the coding sequence ATGAGCACCGAAGCCCTGCGCGCCACCGACATCACCAAGAATTTCGGCTCGATCTCGGCACTCTCCGGCATTTCCCTGCATGTCAACAAGGGCGAGGTTCTCGGCATCCTCGGCGATAACGGCGCCGGCAAATCCACCCTGATGAAAATCATCACCGGCTATCACAAGCCGAGTTCGGGGCAGATGTTCATCAACGGCGAGGCCGTCAGCCTCAACTCGGTCGATCACGCCCGCAGCCTCGGCATCGAATGCGTCTATCAGGATCTCGCTTTGATCAACACGCTGCCGATCTATCACAACATGTTCCTCAACCGGGAACTGCGCAATTCCTTCGGCATGCTCGACCACAAGGCCATGCGCAAACGCGCCGCCGCCGCCCTCGACGATATCGGCGTCACCGTCCCCTTGGTCGATGACGAGGTTGCCCTGCTCTCCGGCGGCCAGCGCCAGGCCATCGCCATCGCCCGCGCGGTCTATTCCAACGCCAAAATCCTCCTGCTCGACGAACCCCTCGCCGCCATGGGCGCGCGCGAAGCCGGCCTGATCATCGACCTGATCCAGCGCCAGCGTGCGCGCGGCGACATCTCGATCATCATGATCATGCACAACTACGCCCAGACCCTCGAAATCGCCGATCGCGTCATGATGATGCAGCGCGGCACCGTCACCTTCGAGGGCGCGGCAAAAGACACATCCGTGGAGGCGCTGCTCGATATCGTGCGGCGCGAATACCGCGCCATGCGCGCGGCAGCACAGTGA
- a CDS encoding SDR family NAD(P)-dependent oxidoreductase, which yields MTDIKKAIYPSLHGRAVFITGGGGGIGTSLVRHFAEQHCKVVFVDIDPAGGQRVVTECQGDFPAPHFIECDLRDIAALKSAIARGHDAVGDFTVLINNAAHDERHDTMDVTPDYWDERMAVNLRHQFFAAQAIIPMMQRAGGGAIVNFGSTSWHLSQGGMPAYVTAKAGIEALTRSLARDYGPDHIRANCILPGWIMTQRQIEKWLTPEGEADLLKRQCLKEKLDPADCARMALWLAADDSRLITAHNFYVDAGAV from the coding sequence ATGACTGACATCAAAAAAGCGATCTACCCCAGCCTGCATGGCCGCGCCGTCTTCATCACCGGCGGCGGCGGCGGCATCGGCACCTCCCTGGTGCGCCATTTCGCCGAACAGCACTGCAAGGTCGTCTTCGTCGATATCGACCCTGCCGGCGGCCAGCGCGTCGTCACCGAATGTCAGGGCGATTTCCCCGCCCCGCACTTCATCGAATGCGACCTGCGCGACATCGCCGCCCTCAAATCCGCCATCGCCAGAGGCCACGATGCGGTCGGCGACTTCACCGTCCTGATCAACAACGCCGCCCACGACGAACGCCACGACACCATGGACGTCACGCCGGACTACTGGGACGAACGCATGGCGGTGAACCTCCGCCACCAGTTCTTCGCCGCGCAGGCGATCATCCCGATGATGCAGCGCGCCGGCGGCGGCGCCATCGTCAATTTCGGCTCGACAAGCTGGCACCTCAGCCAGGGCGGCATGCCCGCCTACGTCACCGCCAAGGCCGGTATCGAAGCCCTCACCCGCAGCCTCGCGCGCGATTACGGCCCCGACCACATCCGCGCCAACTGCATCCTCCCCGGCTGGATCATGACCCAGCGCCAGATCGAGAAATGGCTGACCCCGGAAGGCGAGGCCGACCTGCTCAAGCGGCAATGCCTCAAGGAAAAACTCGACCCCGCCGACTGCGCCCGCATGGCCCTCTGGCTCGCCGCCGACGACAGCCGCCTGATCACCGCCCACAATTTCTACGTCGATGCCGGAGCGGTCTGA